From a single Aspergillus puulaauensis MK2 DNA, chromosome 2, nearly complete sequence genomic region:
- a CDS encoding uncharacterized protein (COG:Q;~EggNog:ENOG410PNVS;~InterPro:IPR002347,IPR036291;~PFAM:PF00106,PF13561,PF08659,PF01370;~go_process: GO:0055114 - oxidation-reduction process [Evidence IEA]), whose product MSNILITGCSRGLGLELVRRCSARASKEGGLVIATSRNLSQELDDVISQSNGSAVFIHLDVTDTPNIAQSVGEVRRVLKGCSLDILINCAGVFGITQGKLALMNDLEYQLSVNVTGAHNVIRKYIPLMQDSKAKKVINVSSGFASMTLASSSTYAPCPAYKISKAALNALTVQYALSYKEDGFTFVPLSPGWLQTDMGGENADLTVPQGAEAVLNVVNSVTHESNGRYKNILVPGWDAYSGQDLPW is encoded by the exons ATGTCTAATATACTCATTACAGGTTGCTCTCGTGGTCTTGGCCTTGAGCTGGTGCGACGGTGCTCAGCGCGTGCCAGCAAAGAAGGAGGGCTTGTTATTGCAACGTCTCGCAACCTTTCCCAAGAGCTGGACGATGTGATATCCCAGTCCAACGGTTCTGCAGTGTTCATTCATTTAGATGTCACAGATACCCCAAATATCGCACAATCAGTAGGGGAAGTTCGTCGAGTTTTGAAAGGATGTAGCCTGGATATCCTCATCAATTGCGCCGGTGTCTTCGGTATCACTCAGGGAAAGCTAGCACTCAT GAATGATCTCGAATATCAACTCTCTGTTAACGTGACAGGAGCCCACAACGTTATCCGGAAATACATACCCCTCATGCAGGATAgcaaggcgaagaaagtaATCAATGT TTCCAGCGGCTTCGCATCGATGACTTTGGCCTCAAGCTCGACCTACGCGCCTTGCCCGGCGTATAAAATCAGCAAGGCAGCTTTGAATGCCTTGACAGTGCAATACGCACTGTCATACAAGGAAGACGGCTTTACCTTCGTCCCATTAAGTCCGGGA TGGCTCCAAACCGATATGGGCGGCGAGAATGCCGACCTCACTGTCCCCCAGGGAGCAGAAGCGGTTTTAAACGTTGTAAACTCTGTCACTCATGAGAGTAACGGTCGATACAAAAATATTCTCGTTCCTGGTTGGGATGCTTATAGTGGTCAAGATCTGCCATGGTAG
- a CDS encoding translation initiation factor eIF-2B subunit family protein (COG:J;~EggNog:ENOG410PMTS;~InterPro:IPR042529,IPR000086,IPR000649,IPR015797, IPR037171;~PFAM:PF00293,PF01008;~go_function: GO:0016787 - hydrolase activity [Evidence IEA];~go_process: GO:0044237 - cellular metabolic process [Evidence IEA]): MAGHQHQAQGLERRSVVSSFIFHLPHAQSEKPRVALFKRSAKVSTYKHHLAPISGSISRKDPNPLTAAWRELSEETQLSSATVTLWRFGKPFSFTDESVGREWTVHPFGFLLKGAVGDNAIEIDWEHEGWEWYDPTAVVNDDGFEKTGVPHLRESLRRVWFEGEFGGEAGRSLGGGLEKLQSDHESGSHELTSIALKVFRDFLVQMQPRMEEGGGKWWEDVQMAVWHLVKNGRESMGAATLNSLLAILEEMEEVWKLESSSEWKLERMLTIINHHLKSRTSRTDLVKEMFASYVRTNFLSSGQSKDELTIITLSASSTIRDSIVEAFASLDISKLDLRILESRPLFEGVSIASSILSHFQEKCKDTPDKKLHISIYADAPAAVAADGVDIVLLGADRISRSKGVSNKTGSLPLALSTRHITPGAKIVVLTELEKVNGENGVIDDERHEDNDPAEVVNAWKSVGVKGVETVETFSDPARAENSNVSVDVRNIYFEWIPLSFIDAFVSGEGVLNDDRIHEKANQQQELASRYFDSISVRY; this comes from the exons ATGGCGGGgcaccaacaccaagcccaaggcCTAGAACGGCGATCCGTCGTCTCCTCTTTCATCTTCCACCTGCCCCATGCGCAATCCGAGAAGCCTCGCGTTGCGCTATTCAAACGGAGCGCCAAAGTTAGTACTTACAA ACACCACCTCGCGCCCATCTCTGGGAGTATCAGTCGGAAAGACCCGAACCCGCTCACGGCGGCATGGCGTGAGCTCTCCGAGGAAACCCAGCTCAGTTCGGCTACGGTGACGCTCTGGCGGTTTGGGAAGCCATTCTCCTTCACGGATGAGTCCGTCGGGCGGGAATGGACTGTTCACCCGTTTGGGTTTCTGCTGAAGGGGGCAGTTGGTGATAATGCGATTGAGATTGACTGGGAGCATGAGGGGTGGGAGTGGTATGATCCTACGGCTGTGGTTAACGATGACGGGTTTGAGAAGACGGGTGTTCCGCATCTGAGGGAGAGTCTACGGCGAGTGTGGTTTGAGGGGGAGTTTGGTGGGGAGGCTGGGAGGTCGTTGGGTGGtgggttggagaagttgcagAGTGACCATGAGAGTGGCTCGCATGAGCTTACTTCTATTGCGTTGAAGGTATTCCGGGACTTTCTTGTGCAGATGCAGCCGCggatggaggagggaggcggGAAGTGGTGGGAGGATGTGCAGATGGCTGTGTGGCATCTTGTCAAGAATGGGCGGGAGAGTATGGGCGCGGCGACGCTGAATTCCCTTCTTGCGATattggaagagatggaggaagtTTGGAAGCTTGAGTCCAGCTCTGAATGGAAACTCGAGCGGATGctcaccatcatcaaccaCCATTTGAAGAGTCGCACAAGCCGCACGGATCTGGTTAAGGAGATGTTTGCATCCTACGTGCGGACGAATTTCCTTTCCAGCGGGCAGTCGAAAGACGagcttactattattacCTTGTCTGCTAGCTCGACGATTCGTGATAGTATCGTGGAAGCCTTTGCTTCGCTGGACATCTCAAAGCTTGATTTACGCATCCTCGAATCCCGTCCGCTGTTCGAGGGCGTCAGTATTGCATCTTCTATATTGTCACACTTCCAAGAGAAGTGCAAGGATACGCCGGATAAGAAGCTGCATATCAGCATATATGCCGACGCACCTGCTGCCGTGGCCGCAGATGGCGTGGATATCGTTCTTCTAGGCGCAGACCGGATCTCTAGGTCCAAGGGCGTCAGCAACAAGACCGGGTCTCTTCCACTGGCTCTCAGTACAAGGCACATCACGCCAGGCGCTAAGATTGTGGTCCTTACTGAGCTCGAAAAGGTAAATGGTGAAAACGGCGTCATTGACGATGAAAGACACGAGGACAACGATCCAGCTGAAGTGGTCAACGCATGGAAGAGCGTGGGGGTCAAAGGCGTTGAAACTGTAGAAACCTTCAGCGATCCCGCTCGAGCTGAGAACTCAAACGTCTCAGTGGACGTTAGAAATATCTATTTTGAGTGGATTCCGTTGTCTTTCATAGATGCATTCGTCAGCGGCGAGGGTGTTCTCAACGATGATCGAATCCATGAAAAGGCAaaccagcagcaggaactggCGAGTCGCTATTTTGATAGCATCTCTGTTCGGTACTAG
- a CDS encoding ubiquitin-conjugating enzyme E2 (COG:O;~EggNog:ENOG410PP17;~InterPro:IPR016135,IPR000608;~PFAM:PF00179) has product MFASKRLSKELIKMQEHLPPGISIFKAENLEDWQMDIKVLDDNPLYRNETYRLKFTFGSKYPIEPPEVQFITEAQSQAQQQSQSQPQTQTNTSPPADQQTQQPDTKRPIPIHPHIYSNGIICLDLLSSAGWSPVQTVESVCMSIQSMLTANSRNERPPGDNEFVSYNRRRPRDINFLYDDDNV; this is encoded by the exons ATGTTCGCTAGCAAGCGACTGAGCAAG GAGCTCATAAAG ATGCAAGAACACCTTCCCCCGGGAATCTCAATCTTCAAAGCCGAAAACCTAGAAGACTGGCAAATGGacatcaaagtcctcgacGACAACCCACTCTACCGCAATGAAACATACAGATTAAAATTCACATTCGGATCCAAATACCCAATCG AACCCCCAGAAGTCCAATTCATAACTGAAGCCCAATCGCAAGCTCAACAGCAGTCCCAATCGCagccacagacacagacaaATACATCGCCACCCGCCGACCAACAGACGCAACAGCCAGACACAAAGCGcccaatccccatccacccgCACATCTACAGTAATGGCATCATATGTCTCGACCTCCTCAGTTCAGCCGGCTGGTCTCCCGTGCAAACGGTCGAAAGCGTTTGCATGAGTATTCAGAGCATGTTAACCGCGAATTCGCGCAACGAGAGACCGCCTGGCGATAATGAGTTCGTTTCATACAACCGGCGACGGCCGCGGGATATCAATTTTCtatatgatgatgataatgtGTAA
- a CDS encoding uncharacterized protein (COG:S;~EggNog:ENOG410PY0V) produces MTSIAAKTSLFESSSIPSTSAQWKSTLQEIKLLYMQRQYKRCVSRSSSILSVAREPINPVYKTYLYFYSAISYEAMGRYAHEYSRNKIPLLHSALDCFVTCLSVLPATVPVDEGCSPIPESDSADDNYGDGLTNISRSETDFGFQQVEFSLSETNETTFSLSHSPSPSSAPSSRASRETSPAESIVSSITDIIDRALDGPEDDPFLSDYEDLVDIPSINNEDNLGPTVASLDNADKAEYRLVPPPLHVRKSSKPLPLVLPSLEPSGDTSTSSKTQAQDTAEPAAEIRVRPPPLPLPVRTKGAATNNTLGAVVQDSQMHTYNTSTLQTSSRREIPHVGIGLPSPSSITAFNNSLVFLHNQVTSTITTLHTLIQEVTSIQHARILSRRSIQRSVSFWSFSPVRNGSGRSPGAKWQSFASRGPSAPTSAPVASSGRESLQGRIVRLRSEGWETVGLKNRTRGWKGAEYYREFCGMVLDELYLG; encoded by the exons ATGACTTCAATTGCTGCAAAAACCTCGCTCTTCGAATCATCCTccatcccctccacctcTGCGCAATGGAAGTCCACCCTCCAGGAAATAAAGCTGCTATACATGCAGCGGCAATATAAACGATGCGTCTCCCGTTCGTCATCTATCCTTTCCGTGGCCAGAGAACCT ATAAATCCCGTGTACAAGACATATCTGTACTTTTACAGCGCCATCTCCTACGAGGCAATGGGCCGCTACGCGCACGAGTACTCGAGGAATAAGATACCGCTTTTGCACTCGGCCTTGGACTGCTTCGTTACTTGTCTTTCTGTCCTTCCTGCTACTGTTCCTGTTGACGAGGGCTGTAGTCCCATTCCAGAATCCGATTCTGCGGATGACAACTATGGAGATGGTCTTACCAACATTTCTAGATCAGAAACAGACTTTGGATTTCAACAAGTCGAATTCTCGTTGTCAGAGACCAATGAAACAACATTTTCTCTGTCGcactctccctctccctcctcagccCCGTCTAGCAGGGCATCGAGAGAAACATCACCAGCGGAAAGCATTGTCTCCAGCATCACAGATATCATCGACAGGGCGCTAGATGGCCCCGAGGATGATCCTTTTCTCTCAGACTACGAGGACTTGGTTGATATCCCAAGTATCAACAACGAAGACAACCTTGGCCCAACAGTGGCCTCACTCGATAACGCGGATAAGGCAGAGTACCGTCTAGTGCCACCTCCTCTCCACGTCCGCAAATCATCCAAGCCGCTTCCACTCGTTCTACCGTCTCTCGAACCTAGTGGTGACACTAGTACATCTTCAAAGACCCAAGCTCAGGATACAGCTGAACCCGCGGCAGAGATTCGAGTCCGCCCTCCacccctccctcttcctgtCAGAACTAAAGGCGCGGCTACCAACAATACACTCGGGGCCGTTGTTCAGGATAGCCAAATGCATACATACAACACCAGCACATTGCAAACTTCCTCCAGACGAGAAATTCCACATGTTGGAATTGGCCTCCCCTCACCATCTTCAATAACAGCGTTTAACAACAGCCTTGTTTTCCTGCACAACCAAGTCACATCTACAATCACAACCCTCCACACCCTAATCCAAGAAGTCACATCCATCCAGCACGCCCGAATCCTATCGAGACGAAGCATCCAACGCTCGGTCTCATTTTGGTCTTTTAGTCCTGTCAGGAACGGGTCTGGTCGTTCTCCTGGAGCCAAATGGCAGAGTTTTGCCTCTAGAGGGCCTTCGGCACCTACATCTGCGCCCGTAGCGTCTTCCGGACGCGAGAGCCTCCAGGGGCGTATCGTCCGCCTACGATCCGAGGGGTGGGAGACCGTCGGTTTGAAGAACCGGACACGGGGGTGGAAAGGAGCGGAATATTATAGGGAGTTTTGTGGGATGGTACTTGATGAGCTCTATCTTGGATGA
- a CDS encoding uncharacterized protein (COG:K;~EggNog:ENOG410Q2Q5;~InterPro:IPR001138,IPR036864;~go_function: GO:0000981 - DNA-binding transcription factor activity, RNA polymerase II-specific [Evidence IEA];~go_function: GO:0008270 - zinc ion binding [Evidence IEA];~go_process: GO:0006355 - regulation of transcription, DNA-templated [Evidence IEA]) codes for MRPRTTTTTTPDKQPPRYSLAPKSSISDPNIIARVSKWLWSCRTTATTTIDTSAKAGATADVEHEIRSSSSDHHHAVENAFPCRACQAWGVECDRQKPRCTHCLDQQILCFYVEPLRVTMKRSKLEQAQQKAVA; via the coding sequence ATGCGGCCACGCACAACGACAACCACTACGCCGGACAAACAGCCCCCAAGATACAGCCTGGCCCCCAAGTCCTCGATATCCGATCCCAATATTATCGCCCGCGTATCGAAATGGCTTTGGTCGTGCCGGACTACTGCAACTACAACTATAGACACTAGCGCAAAGGCCGGCGCAACTGCCGATGTGGAGCACGAGATCCGATCTAGCTCGtccgaccaccaccacgccgTCGAGAATGCTTTCCCCTGTCGCGCGTGCCAGGCCTGGGGCGTTGAGTGTGACCGGCAGAAGCCGCGCTGCACCCACTGTCTCGATCAGCAGATTCTGTGCTTCTACGTTGAGCCACTGCGGGTGACGATGAAGCGGTCGAAACTGGAACAAGCCCAACAAAAAGCTGTTGCCTAA
- a CDS encoding serine/threonine-protein kinase (COG:T;~EggNog:ENOG410PJ6N;~InterPro:IPR017441,IPR008271,IPR000719,IPR011009;~PFAM:PF07714,PF00069;~go_function: GO:0004672 - protein kinase activity [Evidence IEA];~go_function: GO:0005524 - ATP binding [Evidence IEA];~go_process: GO:0006468 - protein phosphorylation [Evidence IEA]), producing MSFANMFNKLSGQPESYEKKSLYRFGRTLGAGTYGIVREADCSSGKVAVKIILKRNVRGNERMVYDELDLLQKLNHPHIVHFVDWFESKDKFYIVTQLATGGELFDRICEYGKFTEKDASQTIRQVLEAVNYLHQRNIVHRDLKPENLLYLTPDLNSQLVLADFGIAKMLDNPAEVLTSMAGSFGYAAPEVMLKQGHGKAVDVWSLGVITYTLLCGYSPFRSENMTDLIEECRSGRVIFHERYWKDVSDDAKDFIVSLLQVNPSQRPSSEEALKHSWLKGESASDRDLLPEIRAYIARSRLKRGIEIIKLANRIEALKVQEEDEDIPSPVDVQSSSGGSPFPGIPAENKSEPSGGDDESGGTKKRSLGNIARGAIFREVVLAKVREMKENEEREKVEREARERAHS from the exons ATGAGTT TCGCAAACATGTTCAATAAGCTCTCGGGGCAGCCCGAGAGTTACGAGAAGAA ATCCTTGTATCGATTCGGGAGGACTCTGGGTGCTGGAACATATGGTATTGTCCGCGAGGCAGACTGCTCGTCGGGCAAAGTTGCAGTCAAGATTATCCTGAAGCGCAATGTTCGGGGCAACGAGCGCATGGTCTATGATGAACTGGACCTGCTGCAAAAGCTGAACCACCCTCACATTGTTCATTTCGTTGATTGGTTCGAGTCCAAG GACAAATTCTACATTGTCACTCAATTAGCTACTGGCGGCGAATTGTTCGATAGGATCTGCGAGTACGGCAAGTTCACAGAAAAGGATGCGTCGCAAACCATCCGCCAAGTTCTCGAGGCTGTCAACTACCTGCATCAACGGAACATCGTCCACCGAG ACCTGAAACCAGAGAACCTCCTCTATCTTACCCCCGACCTAAACTCACAACTAGTACTTGCGGATTTTGGAATTGCAAAGATGCTGGATAACCCTGCTGAAGTGCTGACTAGCATGGCTGGGTCCTTCGGTTATGCCGCGCCCGAAGTTATGCTCAAGCAAGGCCACGGCAAGGCCGTCGACGTCTGGTCTCTCGGTGTCATCACGTACACCCTCCTTTGTGGTTACTCTCCCTTCCGGTCCGAGAACATGACCGATCTTATTGAAGAGTGCCGCTCTGGCCGAGTAATCTTCCACGAGCGCTACTGGAAGGATGTCTCGGATGATGCCAAGGACTTTATCGTCAGCCTGCTCCAGGTGAACCCATCGCAACGACCCTCGTCCGAGGAAGCCCTGAAGCACTCATGGTTGAAGGGAGAATCTGCCAGCGACCGCGACTTGCTTCCCGAAATCCGTGCTTACATTGCCCGTTCTCGCCTGAAGAGGGGTATCGAGATCATCAAACTCGCAAACCGCATCGAAGCGCTCAAGGtgcaagaggaagacgaagatatcCCCAGCCCCGTCGACGTACAATCTTCTTCAGGTGGATCACCTTTCCCAGGTATCCCAGCAGAAAACAAAAGCGAACCTTcaggcggcgacgacgaatCAGGTGGCACTAAGAAGCGCAGCCTAGGCAATATTGCACGTGGTGCTATTTTCCGCGAAGTCGTTCTCGCCAAAGTCcgggagatgaaggagaacGAAGAGCGAGAGAAGGTCGAGCGCGAGGCTCGTGAGCGGGCTCATTCATAA
- a CDS encoding Zn(II)2Cys6 transcription factor (COG:S;~EggNog:ENOG410Q1M6;~InterPro:IPR036864,IPR007219,IPR001138;~PFAM:PF00172;~TransMembrane:1 (o504-528i);~go_function: GO:0000981 - DNA-binding transcription factor activity, RNA polymerase II-specific [Evidence IEA];~go_function: GO:0003677 - DNA binding [Evidence IEA];~go_function: GO:0008270 - zinc ion binding [Evidence IEA];~go_process: GO:0006351 - transcription, DNA-templated [Evidence IEA];~go_process: GO:0006355 - regulation of transcription, DNA-templated [Evidence IEA]), with amino-acid sequence MSGNVALSGEIPPACDLCHSRKIKCDRRSPCANCADASAQCQRLRPGRSSKKRSLPSDSAPEFSVLEFNRSSRPRQMRPGGVDQVLRGISPATTPNSTADPDDSNYHAIQAKDIIELELDDSRFISHERQVILRSALQLVNEISERERRQSGTFMEDGSPEAPTISVPEVPPRELLFMLLPGPSDSLRSQWPHHISDTACERMATALLQGDLEPHEQLFHQYCICIYVKGIVHLNHVSRVSDNAAIKNQISQSTAAYTAAALKNIEHFNILSRPNLTTIQCLISSALLMQFVGRLNQCWVLMSYAARQITSLNYHKIRRTPTSTSEEQDICMAVYWCYYLDRTLSALFGRPPSLPGLQISPSDLIPLDPSSLYDTMLRVILDLAQIQGELHEISNCGNRESKSAILETCRDLEARMSNILPILQTNLHRHRPPTKVWCDWHATDFCFNAIFVEILRTRLKSSFSPLVHKITLLYAENSLKAFLLLLERPEEVPGSGFDDPYPSFLTWTLFIYPLSPFFVVFCNIIGTLNHDGYVCMQRIIDKLSGFKQYPHLERLLNLLRSLQRLCDPLFQEQAENHLVSEDDFNIEGPSGFAATNGLAKVPDTSANRSVTDPLGGDTVLQNEPTGSNIENGPSADWLMWELFNSQVPAGWINSDFDPFIAE; translated from the exons ATGTCTGGGAATGTTGCGCTCTCGGGGGAAATCCCCCCTGCC TGTGATTTGTGCCATTCTAGAAAG ATTAAGTGCGATAGGCGCTCGCCTTGCGCCAATTGCGCCGACGCCAGTGCCCAGTGCCAGCGGTTGCGCCCCGGGAGGTCATCGAAAAAGAGATCTCTACCAAG TGACTCTGCTCCCGAATTTTCGGTGCTCGAGTTCAATCGATCGTCACGTCCAAGGCAGATGCGTCCCGGTGGAGTTGATCAAGTCCTGAGAGGCATCTCTCCAGCTACCACACCCAACTCGACAGCAGACCCCGACGACTCCAATTATCATGCAATCCAAGCAAAAGACATTATAGAGCTTGAACTCGACGATTCCAGGTTCATCAGCCATGAACGACAGGTTATTCTGAGGTCTGCCCTCCAGCTGGTGAATGAAATTTCTGAGAGGGAGCGCCGTCAGTCGGGGACATTCATGGAGGATGGGTCGCCGGAAGCCCCTACTATCTCTGTTCCCGAGGTGCCCCCTCGAGAGTTGCTATTTATGCTGCTTCCCG GTCCATCAGACTCACTGCGCTCTCAGTGGCCACATCATATATCAGACACTGCATGTGAAAGAATGGCCACAGCTTTACTACAAGGAGATCTTGAACCTCATGAGCAGTTGTTTCATCAGTATTGTATTTGTATCTATGTCAAGGGAATCGTCCACTTGAACCATGTCTCCCGAGTCTCCGACAATGCGGCCATAAAGAATCAGATATCTCAGTCCACAGCTGCCTATACAGCTGCCGCCCTTAAAAATATCGAACATTTCAACATTCTCAGCCGACCAAATCTGACAACTATACAGTGTCTGATCTCAAGC GCCCTACTCATGCAATTTGTTGGAAGACTCAACCAGTGCTGGGTTCTAATGTCATATGCAGCTCGGCAAATCACTTCTCTGAATTATCACAAAATCCGCAGGACACCAACATCAACGAGTGAAGAGCAAGATATTTGCATGGCGGTTTACTGGTGCTATTACCTCGATAGAACTTTGAGCGCCCTTTTCGGGCGACCTCCGTCGTTGCCTGGCCTCCAAATTTCACCCTCTGATCTGATTCCGCTAGACCCATCATCTTTATATGACACCATGCTCCGCGTCATACTTGATCTTGCTCAGATCCAGGGAGAACTCCACGAGATATCCAACTGTGGCAACCGTGAATCGAAAAGCGCGATATTGGAAACATGTCGAGATCTCGAAGCGAGGATGTCCAACATACTTCCAATACTACAAACA AATCtacatcgtcatcgccctcCCACAAAGGTCTGGTGCGATTGGCATGCTACCGACTTCTGCTTCAACGCGATATTCGTCGAAATCCTACGAACGCGTCTGAAGAGTTCATTCAGCCCACTGGTGCACAAAATAACACTCTTGTACGCTGAGAACTCGCTCAAggcgtttcttcttctcctcgaacGGCCAGAAGAGGTGCCCGGGTCAGGGTTCGACGATCCATATCCGTCCTTCCTAACATG GACTTTGTTCATCTATCCCCTGAGTCCCTTCTTCGTGGTCTTTTGCAACATCATCGGGACATTGAACCATGACGGCTATGTATGCATGCAACGCATCATCGACAAACTCTCCGGGTTCAAGCAATACCCACACCTGGAGAGGCTCTTGAATCTTCTCCGGTCCCTACAACGACTATGCGATCCATTATTTCAGGAGCAAGCCGAAAACCATCTAGTCTCAGAAGACGATTTCAACATCGAGGGTCCGTCCGGCTTTGCTGCAACAAATGGCCTCGCAAAGGTGCCAGACACCTCCGCGAACAGGTCTGTCACTGATCCACTAGGGGGTGATACAGTGCTGCAGAATGAACCCACGGGTTCGAATATTGAAAACGGCCCGTCGGCTGACTGGCTTATGTGGGAACTATTCAACAGCCAAGTCCCTGCGGGCTGGATCAACTCAGACTTTGATCCTTTTATTGCTGAATGA